From Pogoniulus pusillus isolate bPogPus1 unplaced genomic scaffold, bPogPus1.pri scaffold_261_arrow_ctg1, whole genome shotgun sequence, one genomic window encodes:
- the HNRNPC gene encoding heterogeneous nuclear ribonucleoproteins C1/C2 isoform X2 — protein sequence MASNVTNKTDPRSMNSRVFIGNLNTLVVKKSDVEAIFSKYGKIVGCSVHKGFAFVQYVNERNARAAVAGEDGRMIAGQVLDINLAAEPKVNRGKAGVKRSAAEMYHGSSFDLDYDFQRDYYDRMYSYPARVPPPPPLPRPVVPSKRQRVSGGSNTRRGKSFNSKSGQRGSSSKSGKVKDGDLQSIKKELGQIKAKVDALLDSLERLERDQKQKAEKAEEELGGGAGAGKKEEGGGAGGGGAKAEAGPGEDSAEEGDLLDDEEAEERGDDQLESLKGDEKEAEEGEDDRDDRDSANGDDEP from the exons atggcCAGCAACGTGACCAACAAGACGGACCCCAGGTCGATGAACTCGCGGGTGTTCATCGGCAACCTGAACACGCTGGTGGTGAAGAAGAGCGACGTGGAGGCCATCTTCTCCAAGTACGGCAAGATCGTGGGCTGCTCGGTGCACAAGGGCTTCGCCTTCGTGCAGTACGTCAACGAGCGCAACGCCCGCGCCGCCGTGGCCGGCGAGGACGGCAGGATGATCGCCGGGCAGGTGCTGG ACATCAACCTGGCGGCCGAGCCGAAGGTGAACCGCGGCAAGGCAGGTGTGAAGCGCTCGGCGGCCGAGATGTACCACGG aTCTTCCTTCGACCTCGACTATGACTTCCAGAGGGATTACTATGACAG GATGTACTCGTACCCCGCCCGGGTGCCGCCGCCCCCGCCCCTGCCCCGCCCGGTGGTGCCCTCCAAGCGGCAGCGAGTCTCCGGCGGCAGCAACACGCGGAGGGGGAAGAGCTTCAACAGCAAATCCGGGCAGAGAGGCTCCTCCTCCAAGTCCGGCAAAG TGAAGGATGGAGACCTGCAGAGCATCAAGAAGGAGCTTGGGCAGATCAAGGCCAAGGTGGACGCTCTGCTGGACAGCCTCGAGCGCCTCGAGCGCGACCAGA agcagaaggctgagaaggcagaggaggagctggggggcggggccggggccggcaagaaggaggaagggggcgGGGCCGGCGGGGGCGGGGCCAAGGCGGAGGCGGGGCCGGGGGAGGACTCGGCCGAGGAAGGAGATCTGCTGGACGACGAAGAGGCCgaggagaggggagatgatCAG
- the HNRNPC gene encoding heterogeneous nuclear ribonucleoproteins C1/C2 isoform X1 — MASNVTNKTDPRSMNSRVFIGNLNTLVVKKSDVEAIFSKYGKIVGCSVHKGFAFVQYVNERNARAAVAGEDGRMIAGQVLDINLAAEPKVNRGKAGVKRSAAEMYHGSVAAPPSPSPLVRSSFDLDYDFQRDYYDRMYSYPARVPPPPPLPRPVVPSKRQRVSGGSNTRRGKSFNSKSGQRGSSSKSGKVKDGDLQSIKKELGQIKAKVDALLDSLERLERDQKQKAEKAEEELGGGAGAGKKEEGGGAGGGGAKAEAGPGEDSAEEGDLLDDEEAEERGDDQLESLKGDEKEAEEGEDDRDDRDSANGDDEP; from the exons atggcCAGCAACGTGACCAACAAGACGGACCCCAGGTCGATGAACTCGCGGGTGTTCATCGGCAACCTGAACACGCTGGTGGTGAAGAAGAGCGACGTGGAGGCCATCTTCTCCAAGTACGGCAAGATCGTGGGCTGCTCGGTGCACAAGGGCTTCGCCTTCGTGCAGTACGTCAACGAGCGCAACGCCCGCGCCGCCGTGGCCGGCGAGGACGGCAGGATGATCGCCGGGCAGGTGCTGG ACATCAACCTGGCGGCCGAGCCGAAGGTGAACCGCGGCAAGGCAGGTGTGAAGCGCTCGGCGGCCGAGATGTACCACGGGTCAGTAGCTGCTCCACCTTCTCCGTCCCCCCTCGTCAG aTCTTCCTTCGACCTCGACTATGACTTCCAGAGGGATTACTATGACAG GATGTACTCGTACCCCGCCCGGGTGCCGCCGCCCCCGCCCCTGCCCCGCCCGGTGGTGCCCTCCAAGCGGCAGCGAGTCTCCGGCGGCAGCAACACGCGGAGGGGGAAGAGCTTCAACAGCAAATCCGGGCAGAGAGGCTCCTCCTCCAAGTCCGGCAAAG TGAAGGATGGAGACCTGCAGAGCATCAAGAAGGAGCTTGGGCAGATCAAGGCCAAGGTGGACGCTCTGCTGGACAGCCTCGAGCGCCTCGAGCGCGACCAGA agcagaaggctgagaaggcagaggaggagctggggggcggggccggggccggcaagaaggaggaagggggcgGGGCCGGCGGGGGCGGGGCCAAGGCGGAGGCGGGGCCGGGGGAGGACTCGGCCGAGGAAGGAGATCTGCTGGACGACGAAGAGGCCgaggagaggggagatgatCAG